The following proteins come from a genomic window of Diceros bicornis minor isolate mBicDic1 chromosome 4, mDicBic1.mat.cur, whole genome shotgun sequence:
- the RCSD1 gene encoding capZ-interacting protein: MEERPAETNANVDDSAPPSVAQLAGRFREQAAAAKEIPASKPTRRKPPCSLPLFPTKVELGQNGEEKSPPNASHPPKIKVKSSPLIEKLQANLAFDPAALLPGASPKSPGLKAVVSPFHSPPSTPSSPGVRSRPSEPEEVPVSFDQPPEGSHLPSYNKVRTRGSIKRRPPSRRFRRSQSDCGDLGDFRAAEPSQENGAKEENGDEVFSPKSAASGSPGSPLPTEGAAGKEARRSLGSQEKPPLRRKSSRTEKQEEEGGAPEETQQHEKAVQNSEEEAGQRPAGEGASEPPHASGVEAENGCGSPTEDQPAGEQTEESTEGQEERAGSEEDEPGQKSQDVKGPRQGAVEEESPQSPPGGVEGGHTPEQGKGKEKQEEGAVPEPGCSPGAGGAQPETSGEVPRTEDDSPVQDTRV; encoded by the exons GAAAGGCCAGCAGAGACCAATGCCAATGTGGATGACTCGGCGCCCCCCTCGGTGGCCCAGCTGGCTGGGCGGTTTCGGGAGCAGGCGGCTGCCGCAAAGGAG ATACCAGCCAGTAAACCAACAAGAAGGAAACCGCCTTGTTCCCTCCCCCTGTTCCCCACCAAGGTAGAGCTGGGCCAGAATGGTGAGGAG AAATCACCACCCAATGCAAGCCACCCTCCTAAAATCAAGGTGAAGAGCTCGCCTCTGATTGAGAAGCTTCAG GCCAATTTAGCCTTTGATCCAGCGGCCCTGCTGCCTGGGGCCTCACCCAAGAGTCCTGGACTCAAGGCCGTGGTGTCGCCATTTCACAGCCCACCTTCCACCCCCAGCAGCCCTGGCGTGAGGTCCCGGCCCAGCGAGCCAGAGGAGGTGCCCGTCAGCTTCGACCAGCCTCCTGAAGGCAGTCATCTGCCCTCTTACAATAAG GTGCGGACGAGGGGCTCCATAAAGaggcgccctccctccaggcgaTTCCGAAGGTCTCAGTCGGACTGTGGGGACCTGGGAGATTTCAGGGCCGCGGAGCCATCCCAGGAGAACGGTGCCAAGGAAGAGAACGGAGATGAAGTGTTCTCACCCAAGAGCGCGGCCTCAGGATCCCCAGGATCGCCTCTGCCCACTGAGGGGGCGGCAGGAAAGGAAGCGAGGAGGAGCCTGGGGTCCCAGGAGAAGCCTCCTCTGAGGAGGAAGTCCAGCAGGAcagagaagcaggaggaggagggcggggccccGGAGGAAACCCAGCAGCACGAGAAGGCTGTGCAGAATTCCGAAGAGGAGGCCGGCCAGCGTCCAGCCGGGGAGGGGGCCTCGGAACCCCCCCACGCCTCGGGCGTGGAGGCCGAGAATGGGTGTGGGAGCCCCACGGAGGACCAGCCTGCCGGCGAGCAGACGGAAGAGTCTAcagaggggcaggaggagagggcaggaagTGAGGAGGATGAGCCCGGACAAAAGAGCCAAGACGTAAAGGGGCCCAGGCAGGGAGCTGTGGAGGAGGAGTCCCCGCAGAGTCCCCCTGGAGGAGTGGAGGGCGGCCACACCCCGGAGCAGGGGAAAGGCAAGGAAAAGCAAGAGGAGGGGGCCGTTCCTGAGCCAGGCTGCAGCCCTGGGGCCGGCGGTGCCCAGCCAGAGACCAGTGGTGAGGTCCCCAGGACAGAG GATGACAGCCCTGTCCAGGACACTAGAGTGTGA